From one Oryzias melastigma strain HK-1 unplaced genomic scaffold, ASM292280v2 sc00274, whole genome shotgun sequence genomic stretch:
- the tnfaip6 gene encoding tumor necrosis factor-inducible gene 6 protein: MCRMRAVTLLWILSLLVKEAQAWGYRNGVFHNSIWLEQAAGVYHRESRKGRYQLTLKEAKAVCEYEGGKLATYAQLEAARQIGFHVCAAGWFDKGRVGYPIVKAGVNCGFGKVGIIDYGYRLNKSERWDVYCYNPNSKECGGVLTEQQKTIQSPGFPDQYQDGQICYWHIRVHLGQKISLHFLEFDVEDDTSCLADYLEVYDSYDDVFGFAGRFCGDYLPEDIVSTGNVMTLKFLSDASVTGGGFRLQYVAFNATETHT; the protein is encoded by the exons ATGTGTAGGATGCGAGCCGTGACTCTCCTCTGGATACTCAGCCTCCTGGTGAAGGAGGCACAGGCGTGGGGCTACAGAAATGGAGTATTTCACAACTCCATCTGGCTGG AACAAGCTGCTGGAGTTTACCACCGAGAGTCACGCAAAGGGAGGTACCAGCTGACACTGAAGGAGGCCAAGGCCGTCTGTGAATACGAGGGGGGGAAGCTGGCCACCTACGCGCAGCTGGAGGCGGCGCGGCAGATCG GGTTCCATGTGTGTGCAGCAGGATGGTTCGATAAAGGGCGCGTCGGTTACCCCATCGTGAAAGCTGGGGTCAACTGTGGCTTTGGAAAAGTCGGTATCATCGACTACGGATACAGACTGAACAAGAGTGAGCGGTGGGACGTCTACTGCTACAACCCCAACT CAAAGGAGTGTGGAGGAGTTCTGACCGAGCAGCAGAAGACCATCCAGTCTCCAG GTTTTCCTGACCAGTACCAGGACGGCCAGATCTGCTACTGGCACATCCGAGTCCACCTGGGTCAGAAGATCAGCCTCCACTTTCTGGAGTTTGACGTGGAGGATGACACGTCATGCTTGGCTGATTACCTGGAGGTCTACGACAGTTACGACGACGTCTTTGGCTTCGCAGGAAG GTTTTGTGGCGACTATTTACCTGAAGACATCGTCAGCACAG GAAACGTGATGACCCTGAAGTTCCTCTCGGACGCTTCAGTCACCGGCGGCGGCTTCAGGCTGCAGTATGTCGCGTTTAACGCAACAGAAACGCACACATGA